One Nicotiana tomentosiformis chromosome 4, ASM39032v3, whole genome shotgun sequence genomic window carries:
- the LOC104119368 gene encoding protein PELPK2-like: protein MASSSNYSILFLFIALLSLSSITTTHAARGILQLPNLPTIPSLPQPTMPQLPKIPNLPTAATLPPLPSAASLPTLPTTTPNLPSLPTLPSVPKMTLPPMPANSPLPKMPSLPTIPTLATPPSN from the coding sequence ATGGCTTCCTCCAGCAACTACTCTATCCTTTTCTTGTTCATAGCATTACTATCCTTATCAAGCATCACTACAACACATGCTGCTCGCGGCATACTTCAACTTCCGAACTTGCCTACAATCCCATCATTGCCTCAGCCAACAATGCCACAATTGCCTAAAATTCCAAATTTGCCAACAGCAGCCACATTGCCACCATTGCCAAGTGCTGCTTCTTTGCCAACACTTCCAACAACTACACCTAATTTACCATCTTTGCCTACATTGCCTTCTGTACCAAAGATGACTCTACCACCAATGCCTGCCAATAGTCCTCTTCCCAAAATGCCGTCACTTCCTACCATTCCTACACTTGCAACTCCTCCATCAAACTGA
- the LOC138909231 gene encoding protein PELPK2-like, translated as MASSSCNCSILFLIIALFSLSSIHTSDAARGLLQLPNLPTIPSLPQPTMPQLPKIPNLPTAATLPPLPPLPTLSTATPLPSLPTLPSVPKMTLPPMPAMNPIPNMPSLPNIPTIPTMPTLSPPPSN; from the coding sequence ATGGCTTCTTCCAGTTGCAACTGCTCAATCCTTTTCTTGATTATAGCATTATTTTCCTTATCAAGCATCCACACAAGCGATGCAGCTCGcggcctactccaacttccaaacttgCCTACAATACCGTCATTGCCTCAGCCAACAATGCCACAGTTGCCTAAAATTCCTAACTTGCCAACAGCAGCCACATTGCCACCATTGCCACCATTGCCAACACTTTCAACAGCAACACCATTGCCTTCTTTGCCTACTTTGCCTTCTGTTCCGAAGATGACTCTGCCACCAATGCCTGCTATGAATCCTATTCCCAACATGCCTTCACTTCCAAACATTCCAACTATTCCAACCATGCCTACACTTTCACCTCCTCCATCAAACTGA